One Rhinoraja longicauda isolate Sanriku21f chromosome 21, sRhiLon1.1, whole genome shotgun sequence genomic region harbors:
- the sox8a gene encoding transcription factor SOX-8a, translating into MLNMTEEGGQAAADTGCSPGCSGSDSESVGSPGSASEGETQAEDVCRSLPAAAATKKLGGGGGGGGGGGEDDERFPACIREAVSQVLKGYDWTLVPMPVRINGTSKNKPHVKRPMNAFMVWAQAARRKLADQYPHLHNAELSKTLGKLWRLLSESEKRPFVEEAERLRVQHKKDHPDYKYQPRRRKSMKNGPADSEQGADQNHLGVGQVYKESLAAARVTSDGHHPPEHAGHAQGPPTPPPTPKTDLHAGKHELKREGRSMPENGRQNIDFSNVDISELSSEVINNMETFDVHEFDQYLPLNGHAVPLPSDHSHGLNMTGSYSASYLTSSGTAQAIWSHKSISSSSSSSSVSSEPSQQRLHIKTEQLSPTHYNDQHHGSSPQTDYSSYSSQGCSPISASAAAFPGSQCDYSDVQGPNYYSPYSGYPSTIYQYPYFHSSRRPYASPLLNSLSIPPAHSPTNWDQPVYTTLTRP; encoded by the exons ATGCTGAACATGACGGAGGAAGGCGGGCAGGCAGCGGCCGACACGGGCTGCAGCCCCGGGTGTAGCGGCTCCGACAGCGAGTCGGTGGGGTCGCCGGGCTCGGCGTCTGAAGGCGAGACCCAGGCGGAGGACGTCTGCCGCTCGCTGCCCGCCGCCGCGGCCACCAAGAagctgggaggaggaggaggaggaggaggcggaggcggcgagGACGACGAGCGTTTCCCCGCCTGCATCCGAGAGGCGGTCAGCCAGGTGCTGAAGGGCTACGACTGGACACTGGTGCCAATGCCGGTGCGGATAAACGGCACGTCCAAGAACAAGCCCCACGTCAAGAGACCCATGAACGCATTCATGGTGTGGGCTCAGGCTGCCCGCCGCAAACTCGCCGACCAGTACCCGCACCTACACAACGCCGAACTCAGCAAAACCCTGGGCAAACTCTGGCG CTTGCTGAGCGAGAGCGAGAAGCGTCCCTTTGTGGAGGAGGCGGAGCGCCTGCGGGTTCAGCACAAGAAGGACCATCCCGACTACAAGTACCAGCCCCGCCGCAGGAAGAGCATGAAGAACGGCCCGGCCGACTCGGAGCAGGGCGCCGATCAGAACCACCTGGGCGTCGGGCAGGTGTACAAGGAGAGCCTGGCGGCGGCGAGGGTGACCTCCGACGGCCACCACCCGCCCGAGCACGCAG GCCACGCACAAGggcccccaactccaccccccactcccaaaACCGACCTCCACGCAGGCAAGCATGAGCTGAAGAGGGAGGGGCGCTCCATGCCGGAGAATGGCCGCCAGAACATTGACTTCAGCAACGTGGACATCAGCGAGCTGAGCAGCGAGGTCATCAACAACATGGAGACCTTCGACGTCCATGAGTTTGACCAGTACCTCCCATTGAATGGCCATGCTGTGCCTCTCCCCTCCGACCACAGCCACGGACTGAACATGACCGGCTCCTACAGTGCTTCCTATCTAACCAGCAGCGGCACCGCCCAAGCCATCTGGAGCCATAAGAGCATCTCGTCCTCCTCGTCCTCCTCATCGGTCTCCAGCGAACCGAGCCAGCAAAGGCTGCACATTAAGACCGAACAGCTGAGCCCAACTCACTACAACGACCAACATCACGGCTCGTCGCCACAAACCGATTATAGTTCCTACAGCAGCCAGGGATGCAGCCCTATCAGTGCCAGTGCTGCTGCCTTCCCTGGCTCCCAATGTGACTATTCTGACGTCCAAGGCCCCAATTACTACAGCCCTTACTCCGGATACCCTTCAACCATCTACCAGTACCCTTATTTTCATTCATCTCGCCGTCCTTATGCATCACCCCTTTTGAATAGCCTCTCCATTCCTCCAGCCCACAGCCCGACTAACTGGGACCAACCTGTCTACACAACCCTGACCAGGCCATAG